Proteins encoded within one genomic window of Burkholderiales bacterium:
- a CDS encoding ABC transporter ATP-binding protein: protein MIALDDVHKRYWTNRGEAVWALRGVSATFPARRNVAVIGATGAGKSTLLRLIAGIDQPTRGSIASDRRVSWPIGQTRGLQPNLTGRQNARFVCRIQGIGEERVGERVNFVHEFSELGEAFDQPVSSYSKGMRARLNFALSVAFDFDVYLVDENMGAGGGEDFFREKTRNAMKYLARRADLIIATHSERLVRSFCQSALWLCEGRGYWFDSADEAWREHARQVAA from the coding sequence ATGATCGCGCTCGACGACGTGCACAAGCGCTACTGGACGAACCGCGGCGAGGCCGTCTGGGCGCTCCGCGGGGTGTCCGCGACGTTCCCTGCGCGGCGCAACGTCGCGGTGATCGGCGCGACCGGGGCCGGCAAGTCCACGCTGCTTCGGCTGATCGCGGGCATTGACCAGCCCACGCGCGGCAGCATCGCCTCGGATCGGCGCGTATCGTGGCCGATCGGCCAGACGCGGGGCCTGCAGCCGAATCTGACCGGGCGCCAGAACGCGCGGTTCGTGTGCCGTATCCAGGGAATCGGAGAGGAAAGGGTCGGGGAGCGGGTAAATTTCGTGCACGAGTTTTCGGAACTCGGCGAAGCGTTCGATCAGCCGGTATCGTCCTACTCCAAGGGCATGCGGGCGCGGCTCAATTTCGCCCTTTCGGTCGCGTTCGACTTCGACGTGTATCTGGTGGACGAAAACATGGGCGCAGGCGGAGGAGAGGACTTCTTCAGGGAAAAGACCCGCAACGCGATGAAGTACCTTGCGCGCCGCGCCGATCTGATCATTGCGACGCACTCGGAGCGGCTGGTCCGCTCCTTCTGCCAGTCGGCCCTCTGGCTTTGCGAGGGCAGGGGATACTGGTTCGACTCGGCGGATGAAGCCTGGCGCGAACACGCCCGGCAGGTGGCCGCGTGA
- a CDS encoding ABC transporter permease, producing MAATQHARSPLAITLSVWRALFLREATARLARNPVEWFWVLAEPIAHIAFLMWIFVVGFRQRTLVGADTPTFIMLGVLAFFLPRNLINRSIATVGASEALYGFRQVKPVDTVIARAGLESLLFCLVFAVVWTGAALLAFPVFPADPLGALAALGGLWVAGLGLALTLSVVANLSEQIGRIVRLLMGPLYIFSAIIYPSAGVPPAMRDILLLNPLVHGIESLRVAFMPEYKVPTGIDLAYLVQFGVLFVFMGLALHARFEEFLKTR from the coding sequence GTGGCCGCGACGCAGCATGCCCGCTCGCCGCTCGCGATTACGCTGTCGGTCTGGCGCGCGCTCTTTCTGCGCGAAGCGACGGCGCGGCTCGCGCGCAACCCCGTCGAATGGTTCTGGGTGCTTGCCGAACCGATCGCCCACATCGCCTTCCTCATGTGGATCTTCGTCGTCGGCTTCCGGCAGCGCACGCTGGTCGGCGCCGACACTCCGACCTTCATCATGCTCGGCGTGCTCGCTTTCTTTCTGCCGCGCAATCTGATCAACCGGTCAATCGCCACCGTCGGCGCAAGCGAAGCGCTGTACGGGTTCCGCCAGGTCAAGCCGGTGGATACCGTCATCGCGCGCGCCGGCCTGGAAAGCCTGCTCTTTTGCCTTGTGTTCGCTGTCGTGTGGACGGGCGCCGCCTTGCTTGCCTTCCCGGTTTTTCCCGCCGACCCGCTCGGTGCGCTTGCGGCGCTCGGCGGCCTCTGGGTGGCGGGTCTGGGGCTTGCGCTCACGCTCTCGGTCGTCGCCAACCTCAGCGAGCAGATCGGGCGCATCGTGCGCCTGCTGATGGGTCCGCTCTACATTTTCTCGGCGATCATTTATCCATCCGCGGGCGTTCCGCCGGCGATGCGCGACATCCTGCTCCTGAACCCGCTCGTCCACGGCATCGAATCGCTGCGCGTCGCATTCATGCCGGAATACAAGGTGCCCACCGGGATTGATCTTGCCTATCTGGTGCAGTTCGGCGTGCTGTTTGTCTTCATGGGCCTTGCCCTGCACGCGCGCTTCGAGGAGTTCCTGAAGACCCGATGA